The Leguminivora glycinivorella isolate SPB_JAAS2020 chromosome 25, LegGlyc_1.1, whole genome shotgun sequence nucleotide sequence GAAGTGTAAAAATGTTTAGATGCTGCTGCTAATAAATATTAGCTGAAACTATGACTGAAACCTGTGTAAGTGTgtaattatcataatattaagAATATCACATTGAGTGTATATTTGTGCCgatatctgggtaaagggattTGATAtctgccagtcacttttcggtgaaggaaaacatcatgaggaaaccggactaatcccaataaggcctagttacccttcaggttagaaggtcagatggcagtcgctttcgtaaaaactagtgcctacgccaaatcttgtgattagttgtcaaagcggaccccaggctcccatgagccgtggcaaatgccgggataacgcaaggaggatgatgatctggGTAaagtcacagaccaacccctatagacatctattacaagacgactcgcggtcaccagccttacttgtatttgccatgatataagcgcgggcgctcgccgtgcccgatcagtaacgaccaagtaaccgacccgaaagcagctcgtgtttttcacaataaaaaaattgaaaaatggtattttgatgccttaaagatgtccacctgtagtgtgaaatggtgtggaaaggtaacaagaagttcaaatttaaaaacggacggtattacattccacaaataagtcatatttataatttattcagagccggcataggtcaacttacactggccacttacgcgacagtagagggacagtcatacttctgtcccttttcatctggcgcgactgcctgccatccttgaaacgaccaatcgcagcgtgctaaacacattcccctcccgctcctcgcgccccaagcactggtgatttgtagcaCGCACAACATTTACAAGAttggcactctataggaggttctctatGGGgtaaagtatatatatatagctTATTGTCGGTGGCTCTTATGTCGTATTTGTATACAAACATTGTTCATAAAGTCGTAAGcaccatcgacaataaggtccctttacccagacaACGTCATATTTATGCAGCAAGATAGATTACAGTACAGAAAAAAGGTTGATTGACCTTTGAGTTTATATCTGACATGTATTAGTAAACATATGTTCCAGATAATTAAGGGTGAATCCACgaaaaagtaacgtgagtcacgacttcattgagtgtttatttgaactatagCTGCAAATGAAAGAATCTATgagaaagtaacacttatttagagatagattatcaatTGAACTTGCGTCATGAACAGTGATcggacttttttattttttttatttagaacacaaacagtcacataaacaaatgagttggtctacaatgtaggtactaagtaatttggataaaaaaagacctggaggttcattaaTGAATATAAACTATGggagtaaaactttaacaaaaccttagagctgacattaacttaaaataaaaccaagataATTACtttcagatcagtgttaaatttgattctatacctgaatccaagatttcCAATATTAatacaaggatattaatacttTCATGGCTGTAAGCACTCTATAATGTCCGATTAGCAAGTGTTGCTCCCACAGTTCCGATCACTGATcatgaataaatggaacatgccagaaaaacgtgactcatgttactcttgccgcggaatGACCCTAAAGATTTTAAGCTCTGCTAACTTACACAATAAACCGAAAAAACAGAACAACGAGAAACCCAAATAATTATGAAACTATAATGCGTTTCCTGAATCATAACTTCTTGTGTATGCGGTTCAGGTGATTCAGCAGCGACTCCTTCTCCTTAAACTTAACGGAGCAGATATCACATTGATGCGTCACGTTTTTAAACGTATGCTTGTTCTTGACATGTTTCGCTAAACGATCCTTATTGGTAAACTTTTTATGGCAGTACAAGCATGCATTCTCCGACATAAGCTGCTTCAGCTTCAAATGCCGCCTCAGGCAATGCCTGGACTTGAATGTGATCGCGCACGACTCGCATCTCGACTTACTCTTCACCTGATGATGAGTCTGGCAGTGCAAATCCAAGTTTGCCTTCTTAGAAAACACGACTTGACAGTTATTACACTCGAAAGTAGCCTGTTTCTGTTGAGTTTCGTGATTGGACGTCATGTGGCGGAAGAACTGGCTGTTCTGAGTGAATTTTAGTCTGCAATACTGGCAGGTGTAGATGTATTTATGCTCATCGGCCGCCCTTGGTTGGAATAGCGGAGGGTCGTCACTCTTTTTCAGTCGAAACGCCGCTCGGGTTATTCGTATTTTCGGACCAGTACGGGCGGGCTTTTTATTCATAACTAAGCCGATTAACTTTATTCTTTACTCCAATCACACTATCATAACTGAACACAACAATGGGATCACGATTTGGTACCGATACTTTGTACACACGTAAGCACTATTGTGGAAGGACGGATTTCGTTCACAGCGGCAGTTCGACCGTTACAAGGGTCTCTTGCAAACAATAAACACACTAATTATTAATGTTTTGATGAAGGAAACGGTGAGTTTATCGATTTTACTGAAAACTTTCACACGATTTgcttcaattttttatttaagacAGAGACAGACAGCCAAGAAACGTCAAAAAAATACGTTTCGTTTAGGCGTTTTTAAGACTGCGAAATGAGACTTTGCACTTGacctaattttccaaaaaaattgTTAGCGCAGTGGTTTCTATCATAGTTCTACTTTTTAAAATCAATTACATATGTGGATATTATCGTAACTCGACAAGATTTTTATTGTTAACAATTTTAAAGACAAGTAAAAGTATAGTCTGTCAAGCTCCAAGCAACAAGTCTCATGCAATGGTAggatcatagatttagaattattaaactagattgtttagttaggtcaaaaagtgtgtccacatgagaggtaattgtttgggctggtgtccctctcgcacttgctgacaatgtcaacattattcagtgacgtcatcactgtcataaattggggatatcagtcaattttcaaagttactaccaaatctactaatacccaattgaaggtattttttaattatacaaatctttgatttattggcatcaaaataattacattataattgttttccaatttttttaaatatatcgaaaacctagtttgaatataacactaaaataatataagaagttataaaatcaggtaatatacagataaaaatactactactatgggaacctcattaacactggcaacacgtgcgagagagacaccagcccaaacaatgccctctcatgtggaccgttttcgctagtctgatacgatcgactttctgtttcagtaataaggttcaatttcgtatggcaaaaaatgtgattgagctgtcccctgtaaaggtctttgggtAGGATACAACATTACCTATTTTCTGGCGGCCTGAGATTTTTGTAATCGCCCGAGATAAAAGAGCTGTAGCAGACGAGCTCCCCGGCACGGAGGGATACATTTGATATAGGTTAGCGACTAAAAGGTTAATTGTGTTCTTTTCTGGTCCTTTTttaaatatgtgagtgtgcacgggaaaacgtcctactttgtcgattgctataaagctgctttgtcagtttattcatataaagatacaagtaccTAAATCTCGCGTTAATGGTAAACTCACATATTTGTGTTAGGTATATTAGTAGCCCTTTATGTTTCCGTATACGAAACTACAaccaaactaaaataaataatcttacggtgggaaatattgggttggcacaaaagtaatgagacacttggtttacgttttatattttttattattattacaatacaaaaagcttagacGATGATgtatcaccattagcatctatgacttcttgccaatgatccggcaaagtttggatgcctttcgcccagaactctgatggctgtgcctcgaaaaagttgttcaactccacctgtaggtacatcatggaaatcattgaattgtttaccccgcaaatgtcgtttcagggctcgtttcagcaaaagtgattgacagatggcgacacggattgcacgactggcgtcggtaaggatgtgcggtacccatcgagccaaaacttttcgatacccaagctcatgcagatggtattccacagcgtggtgactgcagttaagtgcttccgctaattcacgagtagtagcatcaggattcgactgtagttcacGGCGTAAAGCGTCATCGTTGAATGCAGGtagtcgccctgagcgtgactgactttcaaggctcctatctcctgatttaaaactgtcaaaccatctggacaccgtggcatggcttgtacttccagcgcccaatgcagtgttgatattgtcagccgcagcccgcgcactgtggcctaacaagtactcgtataagtaaagtgttcgaacttgtcgctcgtccattttatttcaatctaactaaaccaatcacgagggtggctttatataccctcacattagaagtacctagaatgttctacaacatactagaatattatcgaaaacaattaacttaagaaaggaaatgtatagagttttgtagagtgtgtcattacttttgtgccaacccaatattaacATCACCCGTGGCATTCACGCTCCGTGGCGAATGATCGTAGGTACTTTTGTTTTGAACCCAGTTAGGTACTCTTAtggacaaattttttttagggaCGACAACATACCTATTTAATTATGCCTAACTTTCGGTACTTCATATGCTAACCACCTCGGTTCCGTAAAAAATGCATTGTCTGGCGAAACTCCGTAAGAAACaaaactcatattattaaaaaaaacattgcaatTGAAATTAGAGAAGTCGTACCAGATTTATTCTAATTCAAAATAATTGTTATCaactacaactagggaacaaattatattattttattgaatattttttgatatccaAAGGAAAGCATACtccaaaggattcatataggaggtgcaagcacttaattgctcgcccttagagttggtcaaaaggcacagccttatcagagataacatacattACCACGGCACGACGGCGGGCGGgtgtggtaatgacgttagccgcgtaagctgaagacccgggttcgattcccggctcggccaccacgccttgtcgtttttttctttatgatatctatgtcaatttatacaacgtgtttccggtatcactcaaaacctcagacaccccaactgatttttatttttttaaacttatctagagtattcatcttttaatctgatgtttactttttttttaaattgaatttttaattttctgtacagctctactcaacttttaactctacactcaataaaataattactaactaccatcataaaccttaaaactatttatttgtgtacgttactgcaacgacataaggtttaccaatagacagctatgatgtcattgtaaaacactttaaagctttgtcacagtaaacttcaaatcgaCAGGTAATCACAGTAAGCtaatttaaacccaacattcaaaataacaaggttgtaattaggtactagTTCCATttgttatgatttatgataaacattaagattaaactgacaaacaacgtcaaactcgtagcggaaaaaaataatcatccaagtaaccagccagtatttatacccctaaatactgaaaaaggtatacaacctctaacaatgcgatatacacaatgttgtattacgaatacaatagaatggaCACGTAAAAAGTGactattaatacaaataaaaataaaaatattacccccatcaagatatagctcaatcgattttactctcgattctgaacaaactgttttcaggtttttagtgttaagtgaaacacggtgtaatTGTTATCAGTCAATTCTTCATATACCGAATTCTATTATGTTACCTAATGAAAAAGGTAGGAAGTGTAGGAACCCAGGAACTCATTTTGGTTTGAGATGGCTGagaaaaattacataattaattgAATCAATGAGTTATTCAATAACATGTTAGGTAACAATATTTAATCACAGAtttcataataataatcaatatgATTATCAACTATCCAGATAGCGCGCATCGAATATTGCAATGTTTCTTAGTAAATCGTTTTATACAATTCATCTTTTGATCACGTCTATTTGAAACGTGTTATTATAAAACAATTCTTAAGTCTATCATACAAGTTACAGATTCGACTGACGCTTAATTTTTTAATTCATAAAAGGCGTTTTTCAAAACTATCAGTATAAATACGTTGATCAATTAAAAAAGTTGTTATAATTTTAAGAGCAAAGGACATGAGCATATTCAGCTTAGTGCTTTTCGCCACCAGTTTAGCTGTGGCTTGGGGGGATGAGAAATACATTGTTCCGACTAAGCAGGGGAAAGTTGAGGGTAGTTTAGCATCTAACGGATTGTACTGTGAGTTCCTGGGGATCAGATATGGCGTGCCTGTTAAATTTAAGGTAAGTTTACCACTTAAGAACTTCAAGAGTGACTCTACAGCATATTAAGCAGGAGGACCTGGGATCCAATCCTgatgtaaagcctgaccagaaatatatggctacgcgccatcttgcggaatttcattagaactattttcttcatattaaactgaactgtcacaccatacatcagaataacagcgccctcttgacaatagtcatatatttctgggcTTTAAGGTCGTAAGTCGACTGTGGGTTATGGGCATACATCGGGATTTTtggagcgggaatgatttacactagcccaaaaatggtaaaaacgataaaagataaacattactttaacatttctaggtacatttggagccagttacatagttaaatacatatttcagtaattcaaattACTATAAACAAAGTTACaaatacacgaattcattcccgctcccaaaaccccgatgtatggttATGGGTTAAACTGTAGCGTAGCCGAggggctggcaacctatcaccacaatgtcacagtttcgtgttcttgccaagagtggcactgaagcttgtgTACCTTCATGTGTGCCTACCCCATACCTATGTGTATATGTAAGGGTGTAAGTGcgttttaacattatccgatccgatatcggatgtaagaccgatatcccatatattactggcgccattttggatttttccattgaaatccttccgatatcggatcggataatgtgaaaacgtactaaggGCTGTGCCATCCAAATCGTAGCTGACTTAACGTAGTGGTATAAGTATGACTCTAATGATATAAATTTGGCACGCAAACCCgaaacttactatattacttatGTTCCGCAGGCACCCCTGGAACCGCCTTCTTTCTCTGACGTGTACAAGGCGGACTCCCGCGCCGTCCTTTGCCCCCAATTCCCCTCCAACGACCCCCTCGCCGCCCCCAGCGATAACGAAGACTGTCTAGTCCTCAACGTCTTCACCCCCTCCCCCGTCACCGGTCTGAACACCACCCTACCCGTCATGGTCTTCCTTCACGGCGGCGGCTTTGGCGTCGGAGCTGCCTCCCCATCCTTCTACGGACCTCAATACCTGGTCAGCCATGGAGTTGTCGTCGTCACGCTTAACTACAGACTTAACGCTTATGGTTTCCTCAATCTAGGCATTGAAGATGCACCAGGGAACGCTGGATTAAAGGATATCAGACAGGCGTTAAGATGGATTAAGGAGAACATACTTAACTTCGGTGGGGACGTCGATAATGTAACAGTTTTCGGACAAGGTAGCGGTGGAACTGCGGCATTATACTTAACATTATCAGAGTCTACAAAAGACCTGTTCCATAGAGTGATTTGTGAGAGCGGTACGCTGTTCTCTCCTGAATCTTTCGACCATGACCCCTTAGCTACTGCAAGTCAAGTCGCTAAATCCTTGGAAGTTATCAGCACAGATCCAGAGAAACTACTTACACTATACACTGATACAGCCGTCATGAAAGTTGAAGAAGCTATATCTAAACAGATGCATCCAAAATTTGTCTTCGTTCCGTCAGTTGAGAAGCTATTTGATGGTGAAGAGGCATTTTTGACTGATATTCCTTTCAAGATCTTGACAGATGGGAAGAAACACAAATCGTTCAACCCAGTGCCTATCATCATTGGCTTGAACACAGTGGAAGGTTTGATAAGTACTTTAGATTACAATACGATAACCAGCCAAATGGATAGGATAAAGAATGAGGATTACTCCGCTCTTGACCAACGCTCTCTGATAGTTCCTGATGAAGAAAAAGAAGAATTCAGGAGCATTATGAAGGAGACTTATTTTACTAACGTAACTTCGGATGAAGCTTTAATAGGAGGGCTTATAAACTGCAACTCTGATTTCTCATACACTGGACCTATGTCCTTATTCTCTGAGTTGTATGTGAACGCGTCTGGTCTACCAGTGTATGAGTTTATCTTCAACTATATAGGGAACAGGAACTTGGGACGACTGCTGACGAATAGCAGTCTGCCAGCAACCGCTAACCGAGACGAGCTGTTCTATATCTTCGAGCTGGAGAGGCTACCGCTACCTATGGACGAGAATGATGCAAGGATAGTGACGTTTATGACGATGATGTGGACAAACTTCGCTAAATACGGGTAAGTAGATACTAATTACCTATATCAGGTaccccatagccgaatggcatttctgctacgcgaaacgaaatcgaaacgtcgcagaaaggtagtctggctctgtcgcgctaatacgcaagagcgatagagatggatagctacgaaagagatattatcttgagcgtttcgtgagcgtttgtgcattcggctacgcactctGAGGTTTAACTAATAAGTCTTCTTAAATATCAACATTTTAAACGTTTTAATAAcatttacggctcagccacgacattggtctaagcgcgacagcggtgagcggcggccatacattggagcgagacacagagatgggacttttcattcgcacgtatggctgccgctcaccgctgtcgcgcttagaccaatgtcgtggctgagccgttatagTGGTTTTTCGACACTTTGTCGCTTCAAAGTCGGTCCACGGACTCCAGAGGCCTAGCAAAGTTGAAATTAAATAATGTATGTTTGGTCATGGGgatcatgaccccccctggagcctaggttggccatacaaatagaccgcgtgaccccccctggggcctgggcctttaccacgtgaccccctcctgggcacgaagctggatccgcgttTGCTGATTTTGGTCTGCAACGTTGCAGAGAGGTGGACACAGGACTAAGTACCggtttattattatgttttttgtCAAACGAGCGGTGAGCGGTTgacaatacaatttttttttaaacttccaGCTCTCCAACCCCAGACCCGGCCAGTGGCGAGTGGCTGCCCGCCCCCCACCACCTGGAAATCAACCTGGAGCCCCAATACGTAGCCCCCCTCACCCCGGACCGGGCGTACTTCTGGCGGGCCTTCTTCTATAAATTCGGGAAAGGGGACAGTGAGTGAGTGGCCAATTAGATCCACTTGGCTACCGGGTCCATTGAGGGCTGACCTCGGACCTGATAGAATGAAAAAGTGTGGATCTAATAGGCCCTTGCGTTAAAACTGAGCACGAATTACCTATATAGTAACTATAGATAAGAATAAttaattgtaatatttattttttagttaatAATTTGATTAATTTACTGAATTAAATATTCATGTATTTTTCATCTTTTGTTTCATTTATAGCTATTATTATTACTGATCAactataaaaatacttacctcTACCCTTATGGAAAATATggagaaaaaaaacaaaaaatatttatagtttttatttataaaatctaacaattttgttataaaataacAACTAAGTATATGCAATATCAATCTTTCTTAATTTTAAGctaaaaacaatacaatacgccgcgattacataatatttaaataaaagataTAATATGTACCTTATATATCCCatatatgtctttcccatcacggaacaatggtgttccggacctttgggaggcgtgcgcggggccgaagccaacgcgtagaggccctttcgacactttaatgaaatgtaaggggtacaccgagcggatgttgcccttgcccgtatcaaggacacacgcagaggcaacacccgccagggtgtaaggactatttgagagttaatggaatctaaaatgaactggtctattttgatgaaagtgatatattattattcccatattattattatacatactgtagaatgtaggtaggtaataggtatagACCTGTATCTAAAATCTTCGTACGATTTTCTGTCAAATTAGTAGATAGGTATAAGGACTTTAAGGCACTTTTAtgtctaaacattaaataaatgtcatatacaaagaaaaagtgaccaaagcctccagtgctccgagctggaatcgaaccagcgtactccgcttaccgggcgaatgccagaaccactcggctatcggtccacgaaagcaagggtcgaaatttctaagtatatgacatttccgaaggctcgtggcgccctctggccatccctttactttatgacttttatgtctGTTTATTTATTAACCCTTTAGATGCCAAGAACGTCTAAAGCCGTTAcacgtgggccattttttttttcaaagttgtccaccccactttttttgtaacatgggtattttttacgcgattcatacctGTAagtactcagaatcgcgaggtctttcgatcctgataggagaaaaaaaatgtcccaagatttcccatacatttttcagatcttccattccgttaccacctttcaaaatgtatgaaaaaatggtaacggaatgggaaaaaaaccttgagacactttttttctcctattaggattgaaagagctcgcgattctgagtggaaatcacataaaaatttccaaatccaaaaaaaagtggggtggacaacttcacaagccttcttgagcttaccgtgggcctcagtcaatctgtgtaagaatgtcctataatatttatttatttacctattatttatttatttatatctggtGAAAATGCAGCCTAAGCGCCAATGTAATCTTTGAGATATACTGATAATACACTAAGGCAAGATACACCGTTCAAAAGGTTAAAAAAATTAGGTACTAGGTAGTTACGTTACATACGGTACGACTTCCTAACGACTTTAAAAAAGAGTTCTTGGCGTTCAaaaattaagtaactttattacctacctactattatactgctgatgtaagtaggtacctaaatgatACAATACTGATGTTGCTAGATATGtatattctttatttataatacataggtattattttattgaatagttGAACTAGTTTTGTCCGACTAGCGCGTGTCATGTATTATAGTCAGCAGAACTAAGCTTAGTAACTCTgaattgtataaataaatatataatatgtaaatatataatGAACGTATACATATAAACATTACGTTGCCaatttacttttataataagCCAATTTCACCAGTAAAAAAAGGGCTCTCATTTAACACGTTCGCGCGCTAGACGTCTATAGACGTCTGTCTaagtattagtgcgttttcacattatccgatccgatatcggatgt carries:
- the LOC125239360 gene encoding juvenile hormone esterase-like is translated as MSIFSLVLFATSLAVAWGDEKYIVPTKQGKVEGSLASNGLYCEFLGIRYGVPVKFKAPLEPPSFSDVYKADSRAVLCPQFPSNDPLAAPSDNEDCLVLNVFTPSPVTGLNTTLPVMVFLHGGGFGVGAASPSFYGPQYLVSHGVVVVTLNYRLNAYGFLNLGIEDAPGNAGLKDIRQALRWIKENILNFGGDVDNVTVFGQGSGGTAALYLTLSESTKDLFHRVICESGTLFSPESFDHDPLATASQVAKSLEVISTDPEKLLTLYTDTAVMKVEEAISKQMHPKFVFVPSVEKLFDGEEAFLTDIPFKILTDGKKHKSFNPVPIIIGLNTVEGLISTLDYNTITSQMDRIKNEDYSALDQRSLIVPDEEKEEFRSIMKETYFTNVTSDEALIGGLINCNSDFSYTGPMSLFSELYVNASGLPVYEFIFNYIGNRNLGRLLTNSSLPATANRDELFYIFELERLPLPMDENDARIVTFMTMMWTNFAKYGSPTPDPASGEWLPAPHHLEINLEPQYVAPLTPDRAYFWRAFFYKFGKGDSE
- the LOC125239392 gene encoding zinc finger protein 782-like, whose protein sequence is MNKKPARTGPKIRITRAAFRLKKSDDPPLFQPRAADEHKYIYTCQYCRLKFTQNSQFFRHMTSNHETQQKQATFECNNCQVVFSKKANLDLHCQTHHQVKSKSRCESCAITFKSRHCLRRHLKLKQLMSENACLYCHKKFTNKDRLAKHVKNKHTFKNVTHQCDICSVKFKEKESLLNHLNRIHKKL